Proteins encoded by one window of Xiphias gladius isolate SHS-SW01 ecotype Sanya breed wild chromosome 15, ASM1685928v1, whole genome shotgun sequence:
- the sorbs2a gene encoding sorbin and SH3 domain-containing protein 2 isoform X2, whose product MSADSGGCAPKSVALSLILSPMKRVQSSPNLATGSDSHSSDLDSWRSRSVTDGLKNGDASSSSLAAKGFRSVRPNLQDKKSPTQDINHMPLPPPRRESYHFLPTGTNPPDYSSLIALANDSTPGMLTFTQNEKAVLKESYTFNSTSSYSYSETGANPVQQGHQLTVPNDINCSASATTNAQVQERKVSSLKLTPVTIPDPPVHLNSYLDPHTKTQTGSSPPSTLPTPQSGPTLSQPLTQTASLSVHLGPENLKSPEPQPPNPSVELNVADEAPNQNPSPAVSQVEMTKAPPAVPPRPSPAELLGPPSPNPTLQHSPYHCHSSESLDYLPGLMPKTLSPTPYVPIGAGSTAGVVSRPSLTTVSGVNIGGCVSPSASPVTVSALSHYSSSTAGLLDELQICSLDSPGASPTPSPTLSHVSTYTSTAGPDDVLTTSVASTTAAATVTNGQVLSHAMNGSASHPQRPLSPPSYPPPPASLHMGLQRQSRSSEGSESVTRESVLSGHTSVSSTVPIARFSEEEKKVSIIKAPHYEGIGPVDKSGIPIAIRTTVDRPKDWYKTMFKQIHKVHKADDDYSDTYNATYAVINNEGYGLSSNATQAHPAPRTHTYRPLSKSPSDNGGHLGQREPSPSPVPPPPPPMPSLLQLRARDSDREKDSPDTNEWGPPDRKVDTRKYRAEPKSIFEYEPGKSSILEHERPTYDDIDLENEPWYKFFSELEFGRPPPKKRLDYNPDISARRHIETTLHIAPADKAPERPASAASDYRKRRKSEPSSSQVNAQSQSRAATSPKPVDAYRPSGSLKKPVIRSSPSSPSRAKDQDVSRSYSTMDGRHTPQSRRPTPDREVSHKQMTQLILFSLLHQKQPARAIYDFKAQTAKELTFKKGDAVNIIRQIDNNWYEGEHRGRVGIFPISYVEKMPSTEKQQPVRPPPPAHVREIGEAVARYNFNADTNVELSLRKGERVVVIRQVDQNWYEGKIPDTTKQGIFPVSYVDIIKRSPSKSSTHHTDPHGHPGARTPSSTPIKRLVQDALHGGGDPYQALYNYMPRNEDELELREGDIVDVMEKCDDGWFVGTSRRSKLFGTFPGNYVKQL is encoded by the exons ATGTCAGCAG ATAGTGGAGGATGCGCTCCCAAAAGCGTGGCCTTGTCACTCATACTCTCTCCTATGAAGAGGGTCCAGAGCTCACCAAATCTAGCCACAG GGAGTGATTCTCACTCATCAGACTTGG ATTCTTGGCGGTCACGCAGTGTAACAGATGGCCTTAAGAATGGAGACGCCAGCAGCTCATCTCTTGCTGCCAAAGGCTTTAGGAGTGTCAGACCCAACCTGCAGGACAAAAAGTCACCAACACAG GACATCAATCACATGCCATTGCCACCCCCCAGAAGAGAAAGTTACCACTTCTTGCCCACTGGCACTAATCCACCAGACTATAGCTCCCTCATTGCCCTGGCTAATGATTCTACCCCTGGAATGCTAACATTCACGCAGAATGAGAAAGCAGTTTTGAAAGAGTCCTACACCTTTAACAGCACATCTTCTTACTCCTACTCAGAGACCGGTGCAAACCCAGTACAACAGGGACACCAGCTAACCGTCCCAAATGATATTAATTGCAGTGCATCTGCCACCACTAATGCACAGGTCCAGGAGCGTAAAGTGTCTTCCCTCAAACTAACCCCGGTCACCATACCTGACCCTCCTGTTCACCTCAACTCTTACCTTGATCCCCATACTAAGACCCAGACCGGAAGTTCCCCTCCTTCCACTCTCCCAACACCACAAAGTGGCCCCACTCTCTCTCAGCCCCTGACACAGACAGCCTCACTTTCTGTCCACTTGGGCCCGGAGAATCTGAAAAGTCCAGAGCCTCAACCTCCAAATCCCTCAGTGGAACTCAACGTCGCAGATGAAGCCCCAAATCAAAACCCAAGTCCAGCTGTAAGCCAGGTGGAGATGACGAAGGCTCCTCCTGCAGTTCCACCAAGACCTTCTCCTGCAGAACTGTTG GGGCCTCCATCCCCCAACCCCACATTACAGCACTCCCCCTACCACTGCCACAGCTCAGAATCACTCGACTACTTGCCAGGCCTAATGCCGAAGACCCTATCGCCCACCCCATATGTTCCTATTGGAGCTGGCAGCACAGCTGGTGTGGTCAGCAGGCCAAGCCTTACCACAGTCAGCGGTGTGAACATCGGTGGCTGCGTGTCACCCTCGGCTTCCCCCGTGACAGTGTCAGCTCTCAGCCACTACTCGTCATCCACGGCGGGTCTGCTGGATGAGCTGCAGATCTGTAGTCTGGACTCACCTGGCGCCTCACCTACGCCGTCGCCCACCCTCAGCCATGTCTCTACCTACACATCCACTGCTGGCCCTGATGATGTGCTAACAACCTCTGTGGCCTCCACAACTGCAGCAGCCACTGTCACTAAC GGCCAGGTCCTCTCTCACGCTATGAATGGAAGTGCTAGCCATCCACAGAgacccctctctcccccatccTACCCTCCTCCCCCCGCCTCACTACACATGGGGCTccagagacagagcaggagtTCGG AGGGCAGCGAGTCTGTCACTAGAGAGTCTGTGTTGTCGGGCCACACCAGTGTCAGCAGCACCGTGCCCATTGCCCGCTTCtcggaagaagaaaaaaaggtttccaTCATTAAAGCCCCTCATTATGAAGGCATCGGCCCCGTGGACAAGTCTGGCATACCTATTGCCATTCGTACG ACGGTGGATAGGCCTAAGGATTGGTATAAAACTATGTTCAAACAGATCCACAAGGTTCACAAAGCCG ATGATGACTATTCTGACACATACAATGCAACATATGCTGTCATAAACAATG AAGGCTACGGCCTGTCATCCAACGCCACCCAGGCCCACCCAGCTCCCCGAACACATACGTACAGGCCACTTTCCAAGAGCCCCTCAGACAACGGAGGGCATCTGGGGCAACGGGAGCCCTCCCCATCCCCTGTacccccaccacctccacccaTGCCATCCCTCCTGCAGCTGAGGGCCAGAGATAGCGACCGCGAGAAAGACTCCCCAGACAC GAATGAATGGGGTCCTCCCGACCGGAAAGTGGACACACGAAAGTACCGCGCAGAGCCTAAGAGTATTTTTGAGTACGAGCCTGGGAAGTCCTCTATTTTGGAGCATGAAAGACCA ACCTATGATGACATAGATTTAGAGAACGAGCCTTGGTATAAGTTCTTTTCCGAGCTGGAGTTTGGGCGGCCG CCTCCTAAAAAACGGCTGGATTATAATCCAGACATCTCCGCTCGCCGGCACATTGAG ACAACCCTGCACATCGCTCCTGCTGACAAGGCTCCAGAGAGACCTGCGAG TGCTGCCAGCGACtacaggaagagaaggaagtCGGAGCCATCAAGTTCCCAAGTGAATGCTCAGTCTCAGAGCAGAGCTGCAACTTCCCCTAAACCAGTGGATGCCTACAGACCCAGCGGCAGCCTAAAGAAACCTGTCATTCGTTCCTCACCATCTTCACCCTCCAGAGCCAAAG ACCAGGATGTTTCCAGGAGTTATTCCACCATGGATGGACGCCACACACCCCAGAGTAGAAGACCTACTCCTGACAGAGAG GTCTCCCATAAACAGATGACACAACTTattctgttctctctcctccatcagAAACAGCCCGCAAGAGCCATTTATGATTTTAAGGCACAAACGGCTAA GgagctgacatttaaaaagggTGATGCAGTGAACATCATCAGGCAGATAGACAACAACTGGTATGAAGGAGAGCACCGTGGACGGGTGGGGATATTCCCCATATCATATGTAGAG aagatGCCGTCCACAGAGAAGCAGCAGCCAGTCCGTCCTCCTCCGCCAGCACATGTCAGAGAGATCGGAGAGGCAGTGGCACGCTACAACTTCAATGCTGATACTAACGTGGAGCTGTCTCTCAGAAAG ggtgaGAGAGTAGTTGTGATAAGGCAGGTGGATCAGAACTGGTATGAGGGGAAGATCCCAGACACAACCAAACAGGGCATCTTTCCTGTGTCCTACGTTGACATCATCAAGCGCTCCCCGTCTAAGAGCTCCACCCACCACACAGATCCACATGGTCACCCTGGCGCCAGGACACCAAGCAGTACACCCATCAAG AGATTAGTACAGGATGCACTCCATGGTGGAGGAGACCC ATACCAGGCCCTGTACAACTACATGCCTCGCAACGAGGACGAGCTGGAGCTGAGGGAGGGAGACATTGTTGATGTGATGGAGAAGTGTGATGATGGCTGGTTTGTTG GGACCTCCCGAAGGAGCAAGTTGTTTGGAACCTTCCCAGGAAACTACGTGAAGCAGCTATAA
- the sorbs2a gene encoding sorbin and SH3 domain-containing protein 2 isoform X1 has protein sequence MNTDSGGCAPKSVALSLILSPMKRVQSSPNLATGSDSHSSDLDSWRSRSVTDGLKNGDASSSSLAAKGFRSVRPNLQDKKSPTQDINHMPLPPPRRESYHFLPTGTNPPDYSSLIALANDSTPGMLTFTQNEKAVLKESYTFNSTSSYSYSETGANPVQQGHQLTVPNDINCSASATTNAQVQERKVSSLKLTPVTIPDPPVHLNSYLDPHTKTQTGSSPPSTLPTPQSGPTLSQPLTQTASLSVHLGPENLKSPEPQPPNPSVELNVADEAPNQNPSPAVSQVEMTKAPPAVPPRPSPAELLGPPSPNPTLQHSPYHCHSSESLDYLPGLMPKTLSPTPYVPIGAGSTAGVVSRPSLTTVSGVNIGGCVSPSASPVTVSALSHYSSSTAGLLDELQICSLDSPGASPTPSPTLSHVSTYTSTAGPDDVLTTSVASTTAAATVTNGQVLSHAMNGSASHPQRPLSPPSYPPPPASLHMGLQRQSRSSEGSESVTRESVLSGHTSVSSTVPIARFSEEEKKVSIIKAPHYEGIGPVDKSGIPIAIRTTVDRPKDWYKTMFKQIHKVHKADDDYSDTYNATYAVINNEGYGLSSNATQAHPAPRTHTYRPLSKSPSDNGGHLGQREPSPSPVPPPPPPMPSLLQLRARDSDREKDSPDTNEWGPPDRKVDTRKYRAEPKSIFEYEPGKSSILEHERPTYDDIDLENEPWYKFFSELEFGRPPPKKRLDYNPDISARRHIETTLHIAPADKAPERPASAASDYRKRRKSEPSSSQVNAQSQSRAATSPKPVDAYRPSGSLKKPVIRSSPSSPSRAKDQDVSRSYSTMDGRHTPQSRRPTPDREVSHKQMTQLILFSLLHQKQPARAIYDFKAQTAKELTFKKGDAVNIIRQIDNNWYEGEHRGRVGIFPISYVEKMPSTEKQQPVRPPPPAHVREIGEAVARYNFNADTNVELSLRKGERVVVIRQVDQNWYEGKIPDTTKQGIFPVSYVDIIKRSPSKSSTHHTDPHGHPGARTPSSTPIKRLVQDALHGGGDPYQALYNYMPRNEDELELREGDIVDVMEKCDDGWFVGTSRRSKLFGTFPGNYVKQL, from the exons ATGAATACAg ATAGTGGAGGATGCGCTCCCAAAAGCGTGGCCTTGTCACTCATACTCTCTCCTATGAAGAGGGTCCAGAGCTCACCAAATCTAGCCACAG GGAGTGATTCTCACTCATCAGACTTGG ATTCTTGGCGGTCACGCAGTGTAACAGATGGCCTTAAGAATGGAGACGCCAGCAGCTCATCTCTTGCTGCCAAAGGCTTTAGGAGTGTCAGACCCAACCTGCAGGACAAAAAGTCACCAACACAG GACATCAATCACATGCCATTGCCACCCCCCAGAAGAGAAAGTTACCACTTCTTGCCCACTGGCACTAATCCACCAGACTATAGCTCCCTCATTGCCCTGGCTAATGATTCTACCCCTGGAATGCTAACATTCACGCAGAATGAGAAAGCAGTTTTGAAAGAGTCCTACACCTTTAACAGCACATCTTCTTACTCCTACTCAGAGACCGGTGCAAACCCAGTACAACAGGGACACCAGCTAACCGTCCCAAATGATATTAATTGCAGTGCATCTGCCACCACTAATGCACAGGTCCAGGAGCGTAAAGTGTCTTCCCTCAAACTAACCCCGGTCACCATACCTGACCCTCCTGTTCACCTCAACTCTTACCTTGATCCCCATACTAAGACCCAGACCGGAAGTTCCCCTCCTTCCACTCTCCCAACACCACAAAGTGGCCCCACTCTCTCTCAGCCCCTGACACAGACAGCCTCACTTTCTGTCCACTTGGGCCCGGAGAATCTGAAAAGTCCAGAGCCTCAACCTCCAAATCCCTCAGTGGAACTCAACGTCGCAGATGAAGCCCCAAATCAAAACCCAAGTCCAGCTGTAAGCCAGGTGGAGATGACGAAGGCTCCTCCTGCAGTTCCACCAAGACCTTCTCCTGCAGAACTGTTG GGGCCTCCATCCCCCAACCCCACATTACAGCACTCCCCCTACCACTGCCACAGCTCAGAATCACTCGACTACTTGCCAGGCCTAATGCCGAAGACCCTATCGCCCACCCCATATGTTCCTATTGGAGCTGGCAGCACAGCTGGTGTGGTCAGCAGGCCAAGCCTTACCACAGTCAGCGGTGTGAACATCGGTGGCTGCGTGTCACCCTCGGCTTCCCCCGTGACAGTGTCAGCTCTCAGCCACTACTCGTCATCCACGGCGGGTCTGCTGGATGAGCTGCAGATCTGTAGTCTGGACTCACCTGGCGCCTCACCTACGCCGTCGCCCACCCTCAGCCATGTCTCTACCTACACATCCACTGCTGGCCCTGATGATGTGCTAACAACCTCTGTGGCCTCCACAACTGCAGCAGCCACTGTCACTAAC GGCCAGGTCCTCTCTCACGCTATGAATGGAAGTGCTAGCCATCCACAGAgacccctctctcccccatccTACCCTCCTCCCCCCGCCTCACTACACATGGGGCTccagagacagagcaggagtTCGG AGGGCAGCGAGTCTGTCACTAGAGAGTCTGTGTTGTCGGGCCACACCAGTGTCAGCAGCACCGTGCCCATTGCCCGCTTCtcggaagaagaaaaaaaggtttccaTCATTAAAGCCCCTCATTATGAAGGCATCGGCCCCGTGGACAAGTCTGGCATACCTATTGCCATTCGTACG ACGGTGGATAGGCCTAAGGATTGGTATAAAACTATGTTCAAACAGATCCACAAGGTTCACAAAGCCG ATGATGACTATTCTGACACATACAATGCAACATATGCTGTCATAAACAATG AAGGCTACGGCCTGTCATCCAACGCCACCCAGGCCCACCCAGCTCCCCGAACACATACGTACAGGCCACTTTCCAAGAGCCCCTCAGACAACGGAGGGCATCTGGGGCAACGGGAGCCCTCCCCATCCCCTGTacccccaccacctccacccaTGCCATCCCTCCTGCAGCTGAGGGCCAGAGATAGCGACCGCGAGAAAGACTCCCCAGACAC GAATGAATGGGGTCCTCCCGACCGGAAAGTGGACACACGAAAGTACCGCGCAGAGCCTAAGAGTATTTTTGAGTACGAGCCTGGGAAGTCCTCTATTTTGGAGCATGAAAGACCA ACCTATGATGACATAGATTTAGAGAACGAGCCTTGGTATAAGTTCTTTTCCGAGCTGGAGTTTGGGCGGCCG CCTCCTAAAAAACGGCTGGATTATAATCCAGACATCTCCGCTCGCCGGCACATTGAG ACAACCCTGCACATCGCTCCTGCTGACAAGGCTCCAGAGAGACCTGCGAG TGCTGCCAGCGACtacaggaagagaaggaagtCGGAGCCATCAAGTTCCCAAGTGAATGCTCAGTCTCAGAGCAGAGCTGCAACTTCCCCTAAACCAGTGGATGCCTACAGACCCAGCGGCAGCCTAAAGAAACCTGTCATTCGTTCCTCACCATCTTCACCCTCCAGAGCCAAAG ACCAGGATGTTTCCAGGAGTTATTCCACCATGGATGGACGCCACACACCCCAGAGTAGAAGACCTACTCCTGACAGAGAG GTCTCCCATAAACAGATGACACAACTTattctgttctctctcctccatcagAAACAGCCCGCAAGAGCCATTTATGATTTTAAGGCACAAACGGCTAA GgagctgacatttaaaaagggTGATGCAGTGAACATCATCAGGCAGATAGACAACAACTGGTATGAAGGAGAGCACCGTGGACGGGTGGGGATATTCCCCATATCATATGTAGAG aagatGCCGTCCACAGAGAAGCAGCAGCCAGTCCGTCCTCCTCCGCCAGCACATGTCAGAGAGATCGGAGAGGCAGTGGCACGCTACAACTTCAATGCTGATACTAACGTGGAGCTGTCTCTCAGAAAG ggtgaGAGAGTAGTTGTGATAAGGCAGGTGGATCAGAACTGGTATGAGGGGAAGATCCCAGACACAACCAAACAGGGCATCTTTCCTGTGTCCTACGTTGACATCATCAAGCGCTCCCCGTCTAAGAGCTCCACCCACCACACAGATCCACATGGTCACCCTGGCGCCAGGACACCAAGCAGTACACCCATCAAG AGATTAGTACAGGATGCACTCCATGGTGGAGGAGACCC ATACCAGGCCCTGTACAACTACATGCCTCGCAACGAGGACGAGCTGGAGCTGAGGGAGGGAGACATTGTTGATGTGATGGAGAAGTGTGATGATGGCTGGTTTGTTG GGACCTCCCGAAGGAGCAAGTTGTTTGGAACCTTCCCAGGAAACTACGTGAAGCAGCTATAA
- the sorbs2a gene encoding sorbin and SH3 domain-containing protein 2 isoform X3 — protein sequence MNTDSGGCAPKSVALSLILSPMKRVQSSPNLATGSDSHSSDLDSWRSRSVTDGLKNGDASSSSLAAKGFRSVRPNLQDKKSPTQDINHMPLPPPRRESYHFLPTGTNPPDYSSLIALANDSTPGMLTFTQNEKAVLKESYTFNSTSSYSYSETGANPVQQGHQLTVPNDINCSASATTNAQVQERKVSSLKLTPVTIPDPPVHLNSYLDPHTKTQTGSSPPSTLPTPQSGPTLSQPLTQTASLSVHLGPENLKSPEPQPPNPSVELNVADEAPNQNPSPAVSQVEMTKAPPAVPPRPSPAELLGPPSPNPTLQHSPYHCHSSESLDYLPGLMPKTLSPTPYVPIGAGSTAGVVSRPSLTTVSGVNIGGCVSPSASPVTVSALSHYSSSTAGLLDELQICSLDSPGASPTPSPTLSHVSTYTSTAGPDDVLTTSVASTTAAATVTNGQVLSHAMNGSASHPQRPLSPPSYPPPPASLHMGLQRQSRSSEGSESVTRESVLSGHTSVSSTVPIARFSEEEKKVSIIKAPHYEGIGPVDKSGIPIAIRTTVDRPKDWYKTMFKQIHKVHKADDDYSDTYNATYAVINNEGYGLSSNATQAHPAPRTHTYRPLSKSPSDNGGHLGQREPSPSPVPPPPPPMPSLLQLRARDSDREKDSPDTNEWGPPDRKVDTRKYRAEPKSIFEYEPGKSSILEHERPTYDDIDLENEPWYKFFSELEFGRPPPKKRLDYNPDISARRHIETTLHIAPADKAPERPASAASDYRKRRKSEPSSSQVNAQSQSRAATSPKPVDAYRPSGSLKKPVIRSSPSSPSRAKDQDVSRSYSTMDGRHTPQSRRPTPDREKQPARAIYDFKAQTAKELTFKKGDAVNIIRQIDNNWYEGEHRGRVGIFPISYVEKMPSTEKQQPVRPPPPAHVREIGEAVARYNFNADTNVELSLRKGERVVVIRQVDQNWYEGKIPDTTKQGIFPVSYVDIIKRSPSKSSTHHTDPHGHPGARTPSSTPIKRLVQDALHGGGDPYQALYNYMPRNEDELELREGDIVDVMEKCDDGWFVGTSRRSKLFGTFPGNYVKQL from the exons ATGAATACAg ATAGTGGAGGATGCGCTCCCAAAAGCGTGGCCTTGTCACTCATACTCTCTCCTATGAAGAGGGTCCAGAGCTCACCAAATCTAGCCACAG GGAGTGATTCTCACTCATCAGACTTGG ATTCTTGGCGGTCACGCAGTGTAACAGATGGCCTTAAGAATGGAGACGCCAGCAGCTCATCTCTTGCTGCCAAAGGCTTTAGGAGTGTCAGACCCAACCTGCAGGACAAAAAGTCACCAACACAG GACATCAATCACATGCCATTGCCACCCCCCAGAAGAGAAAGTTACCACTTCTTGCCCACTGGCACTAATCCACCAGACTATAGCTCCCTCATTGCCCTGGCTAATGATTCTACCCCTGGAATGCTAACATTCACGCAGAATGAGAAAGCAGTTTTGAAAGAGTCCTACACCTTTAACAGCACATCTTCTTACTCCTACTCAGAGACCGGTGCAAACCCAGTACAACAGGGACACCAGCTAACCGTCCCAAATGATATTAATTGCAGTGCATCTGCCACCACTAATGCACAGGTCCAGGAGCGTAAAGTGTCTTCCCTCAAACTAACCCCGGTCACCATACCTGACCCTCCTGTTCACCTCAACTCTTACCTTGATCCCCATACTAAGACCCAGACCGGAAGTTCCCCTCCTTCCACTCTCCCAACACCACAAAGTGGCCCCACTCTCTCTCAGCCCCTGACACAGACAGCCTCACTTTCTGTCCACTTGGGCCCGGAGAATCTGAAAAGTCCAGAGCCTCAACCTCCAAATCCCTCAGTGGAACTCAACGTCGCAGATGAAGCCCCAAATCAAAACCCAAGTCCAGCTGTAAGCCAGGTGGAGATGACGAAGGCTCCTCCTGCAGTTCCACCAAGACCTTCTCCTGCAGAACTGTTG GGGCCTCCATCCCCCAACCCCACATTACAGCACTCCCCCTACCACTGCCACAGCTCAGAATCACTCGACTACTTGCCAGGCCTAATGCCGAAGACCCTATCGCCCACCCCATATGTTCCTATTGGAGCTGGCAGCACAGCTGGTGTGGTCAGCAGGCCAAGCCTTACCACAGTCAGCGGTGTGAACATCGGTGGCTGCGTGTCACCCTCGGCTTCCCCCGTGACAGTGTCAGCTCTCAGCCACTACTCGTCATCCACGGCGGGTCTGCTGGATGAGCTGCAGATCTGTAGTCTGGACTCACCTGGCGCCTCACCTACGCCGTCGCCCACCCTCAGCCATGTCTCTACCTACACATCCACTGCTGGCCCTGATGATGTGCTAACAACCTCTGTGGCCTCCACAACTGCAGCAGCCACTGTCACTAAC GGCCAGGTCCTCTCTCACGCTATGAATGGAAGTGCTAGCCATCCACAGAgacccctctctcccccatccTACCCTCCTCCCCCCGCCTCACTACACATGGGGCTccagagacagagcaggagtTCGG AGGGCAGCGAGTCTGTCACTAGAGAGTCTGTGTTGTCGGGCCACACCAGTGTCAGCAGCACCGTGCCCATTGCCCGCTTCtcggaagaagaaaaaaaggtttccaTCATTAAAGCCCCTCATTATGAAGGCATCGGCCCCGTGGACAAGTCTGGCATACCTATTGCCATTCGTACG ACGGTGGATAGGCCTAAGGATTGGTATAAAACTATGTTCAAACAGATCCACAAGGTTCACAAAGCCG ATGATGACTATTCTGACACATACAATGCAACATATGCTGTCATAAACAATG AAGGCTACGGCCTGTCATCCAACGCCACCCAGGCCCACCCAGCTCCCCGAACACATACGTACAGGCCACTTTCCAAGAGCCCCTCAGACAACGGAGGGCATCTGGGGCAACGGGAGCCCTCCCCATCCCCTGTacccccaccacctccacccaTGCCATCCCTCCTGCAGCTGAGGGCCAGAGATAGCGACCGCGAGAAAGACTCCCCAGACAC GAATGAATGGGGTCCTCCCGACCGGAAAGTGGACACACGAAAGTACCGCGCAGAGCCTAAGAGTATTTTTGAGTACGAGCCTGGGAAGTCCTCTATTTTGGAGCATGAAAGACCA ACCTATGATGACATAGATTTAGAGAACGAGCCTTGGTATAAGTTCTTTTCCGAGCTGGAGTTTGGGCGGCCG CCTCCTAAAAAACGGCTGGATTATAATCCAGACATCTCCGCTCGCCGGCACATTGAG ACAACCCTGCACATCGCTCCTGCTGACAAGGCTCCAGAGAGACCTGCGAG TGCTGCCAGCGACtacaggaagagaaggaagtCGGAGCCATCAAGTTCCCAAGTGAATGCTCAGTCTCAGAGCAGAGCTGCAACTTCCCCTAAACCAGTGGATGCCTACAGACCCAGCGGCAGCCTAAAGAAACCTGTCATTCGTTCCTCACCATCTTCACCCTCCAGAGCCAAAG ACCAGGATGTTTCCAGGAGTTATTCCACCATGGATGGACGCCACACACCCCAGAGTAGAAGACCTACTCCTGACAGAGAG AAACAGCCCGCAAGAGCCATTTATGATTTTAAGGCACAAACGGCTAA GgagctgacatttaaaaagggTGATGCAGTGAACATCATCAGGCAGATAGACAACAACTGGTATGAAGGAGAGCACCGTGGACGGGTGGGGATATTCCCCATATCATATGTAGAG aagatGCCGTCCACAGAGAAGCAGCAGCCAGTCCGTCCTCCTCCGCCAGCACATGTCAGAGAGATCGGAGAGGCAGTGGCACGCTACAACTTCAATGCTGATACTAACGTGGAGCTGTCTCTCAGAAAG ggtgaGAGAGTAGTTGTGATAAGGCAGGTGGATCAGAACTGGTATGAGGGGAAGATCCCAGACACAACCAAACAGGGCATCTTTCCTGTGTCCTACGTTGACATCATCAAGCGCTCCCCGTCTAAGAGCTCCACCCACCACACAGATCCACATGGTCACCCTGGCGCCAGGACACCAAGCAGTACACCCATCAAG AGATTAGTACAGGATGCACTCCATGGTGGAGGAGACCC ATACCAGGCCCTGTACAACTACATGCCTCGCAACGAGGACGAGCTGGAGCTGAGGGAGGGAGACATTGTTGATGTGATGGAGAAGTGTGATGATGGCTGGTTTGTTG GGACCTCCCGAAGGAGCAAGTTGTTTGGAACCTTCCCAGGAAACTACGTGAAGCAGCTATAA